One window from the genome of Nicotiana tomentosiformis chromosome 5, ASM39032v3, whole genome shotgun sequence encodes:
- the LOC104106838 gene encoding uncharacterized protein isoform X2 yields the protein MSTVTSTPAAAAYSSSQYNYLNGTYFPTPFHLQQQPSQPYIGPALPVVPRVYSAPASVPSVYTLHQYQQAQQLFQRVAQTITPEAIENVKAALASSDIEQKAEAKKKAVPRKAAEQTWEDPTLAEYWPESKRIFCGNLGNEVNDDVLSKAFSRFPSFNMARVSCLEALIFSLYFNCHR from the exons ATGTCGACGGTGACATCAACGCCGGCCGCAGCCGCTTACTCTTCGTCGCAATACAATTACTTAAACGGCACATACTTTCCGACGCCGTTTCATCTCCAACAACAACCGTCTCAGCCCTACATTGGCCCTGCTCTTCCCGTTGTTCCTCGTGTCTATTCTGCCCCGGCGTCTGTTCCCAGCGTTTACACTTTACATCAATATCAACAA GCGCAGCAATTATTTCAAAGAGTTGCACAAACTATCACGCCCGAAGCAATTGAGAATGTGAAAGCTGCGCTTGCGAGCAGTGATATTGAGCAAAAAGCTGAGGCCAAAAAGAAAGCTGTGCCTCGAAAGGCAGCAGAGCAGACTTGGGAAGATCCTACCCTTGCAGAGTACTGGCCAGAGAGTAAG CGTATATTCTGTGGTAACCTTGGGAATGAGGTGAATGATGATGTTTTATCAAAAGCATTTtcaagatttccttcatttaaCATGGCCAGGGTAAGTTGTCTTGAAGCACTCATATTTTCTCTATACTTTAATTGTCATAGATGA
- the LOC104106838 gene encoding uncharacterized protein isoform X1 codes for MSTVTSTPAAAAYSSSQYNYLNGTYFPTPFHLQQQPSQPYIGPALPVVPRVYSAPASVPSVYTLHQYQQAQQLFQRVAQTITPEAIENVKAALASSDIEQKAEAKKKAVPRKAAEQTWEDPTLAEYWPENDYRIFCGNLGNEVNDDVLSKAFSRFPSFNMARVSCLEALIFSLYFNCHR; via the exons ATGTCGACGGTGACATCAACGCCGGCCGCAGCCGCTTACTCTTCGTCGCAATACAATTACTTAAACGGCACATACTTTCCGACGCCGTTTCATCTCCAACAACAACCGTCTCAGCCCTACATTGGCCCTGCTCTTCCCGTTGTTCCTCGTGTCTATTCTGCCCCGGCGTCTGTTCCCAGCGTTTACACTTTACATCAATATCAACAA GCGCAGCAATTATTTCAAAGAGTTGCACAAACTATCACGCCCGAAGCAATTGAGAATGTGAAAGCTGCGCTTGCGAGCAGTGATATTGAGCAAAAAGCTGAGGCCAAAAAGAAAGCTGTGCCTCGAAAGGCAGCAGAGCAGACTTGGGAAGATCCTACCCTTGCAGAGTACTGGCCAGAGA ATGATTACCGTATATTCTGTGGTAACCTTGGGAATGAGGTGAATGATGATGTTTTATCAAAAGCATTTtcaagatttccttcatttaaCATGGCCAGGGTAAGTTGTCTTGAAGCACTCATATTTTCTCTATACTTTAATTGTCATAGATGA